One stretch of Acidobacteriota bacterium DNA includes these proteins:
- a CDS encoding ATP synthase F0 subunit B, which yields MTRRLIVSIALVACPAYAVMAQETVEQDVELVAPESEQTGSIAHGSEQEAREEFLGEEHADEAHGSETFLGIPVWIWKLANMILFIWVLWRLLRKPFWTFFANRKKDIAESLETAAERKERAERMESEIRERLDKLEEEIEGIRQRAAEDGERISREIAANAERDTEKVRRAAQAEIEQRLRNARQELRSEAARLAAERASQIVESTITESDRRKAFEAGIEQLEVKG from the coding sequence TTGACCCGGCGGCTGATCGTCTCCATCGCTCTTGTCGCCTGTCCCGCCTATGCCGTCATGGCGCAGGAGACCGTCGAGCAGGACGTCGAGCTCGTCGCTCCCGAATCCGAGCAGACAGGCAGTATTGCTCATGGCTCCGAGCAGGAAGCTCGCGAGGAGTTTCTCGGCGAGGAACATGCTGACGAGGCGCATGGATCGGAGACATTTCTCGGCATTCCGGTCTGGATCTGGAAGCTCGCCAACATGATTCTGTTCATCTGGGTGCTCTGGCGGCTGCTCAGGAAGCCGTTCTGGACCTTTTTTGCCAACAGGAAGAAGGACATCGCAGAATCGCTGGAGACCGCCGCCGAGCGGAAGGAACGCGCCGAGCGGATGGAGAGTGAGATCCGGGAGCGACTCGACAAGCTGGAAGAGGAGATCGAGGGGATTCGTCAGCGCGCGGCCGAGGATGGCGAGCGGATCTCGCGCGAGATCGCGGCCAACGCGGAACGCGACACCGAAAAGGTCCGGCGGGCTGCACAGGCGGAGATCGAACAGCGGCTTCGAAACGCCCGGCAGGAGCTGCGCTCCGAGGCGGCGAGGCTCGCCGCTGAGCGCGCCAGCCAGATCGTCGAAAGCACAATTACCGAATCGGATCGCCGGAAAGCCTTCGAAGCCGGAATCGAGCAGCTCGAGGTGAAGGGATGA
- the atpH gene encoding ATP synthase F1 subunit delta, whose amino-acid sequence MIRSFARPYAKAVLDVAGSTDAAASLSAEIATFRDSLERSEDLRGVFATPGIDIERKESLVREIASRLGLSDLAQRTLIVLTRNRRINDVGAILDALTALINEKRGIVIADVVAAEELDEAGKSRLAKALSKRFGREVELRLSTDPTLLGGFVAKLESEVYDASVRGRMTRMRESVS is encoded by the coding sequence ATGATCCGCTCTTTCGCGCGACCGTATGCGAAGGCGGTTCTCGACGTCGCCGGTTCGACCGACGCCGCCGCTTCACTGTCGGCGGAGATAGCGACCTTCCGGGATTCGCTCGAGCGATCCGAAGATCTTCGCGGTGTGTTTGCGACTCCCGGGATCGACATCGAGCGGAAGGAATCGCTCGTCCGAGAGATCGCATCGCGTCTCGGCCTGTCGGACCTCGCGCAGCGCACGCTGATCGTTCTGACGCGAAACCGCCGGATCAACGACGTTGGAGCGATTCTCGATGCGCTGACCGCACTGATCAACGAAAAACGTGGAATCGTCATCGCCGACGTCGTCGCTGCGGAAGAGTTGGACGAGGCGGGGAAATCCCGCCTCGCGAAAGCGCTGTCGAAGCGCTTCGGGCGGGAGGTCGAGTTGCGCCTCTCGACCGATCCGACGCTGCTGGGCGGTTTCGTGGCGAAGCTCGAAAGCGAAGTTTACGATGCCTCGGTCAGAGGGCGAATGACCCGCATGCGCGAGAGCGTGAGCTGA
- the atpA gene encoding F0F1 ATP synthase subunit alpha → MDLKAEEITEIIRRQIAGFDEGVDVAEVGTVLSVGDGIARIYGLDRVMANEMLEFPHGVFGLALNLEEDNVGAVLMGETSHVREGDQVRRTGKIISVPAGPAMVGRVVDPLGQPIDGKGPIEATEQYPIERIAPGVIDRQPVKEPMQTGLKAIDAMIPIGRGQRELIIGDRQTGKTAIAIDTIINQKGQGLICVYVAIGQKKSTVAQVVRTLEEFGAMEHTIVVSASASEPAPLQFLAPYAGCALGEYFMYNGQHALCIYDDLSKHAQAYREISLLLRRPPGREAYPGDVFYLHSRLLERAAKLSDANGGGSLTALPFIETQAGDVSAYIPTNVISITDGQIYLETDLFHSGVRPAVNVGLSVSRVGGAAQIRAMRQISGTLRLDLAQYRELAAFAQFGSDLDKATQSQLNRGKRLVEILKQKQYSPLPVELQVMSVFAGTQGFLDDLEVEKVLPFEADLHRHLQDERSDLLERVRTAKKVDDDMVAEMKDTISDFKQTWVADNADQEAVAASA, encoded by the coding sequence GTGGACCTGAAAGCAGAAGAGATCACCGAGATCATCCGCCGGCAGATCGCCGGGTTCGACGAAGGTGTCGATGTCGCGGAGGTCGGCACGGTGCTGTCGGTCGGCGACGGCATCGCACGCATCTATGGACTCGATCGCGTGATGGCGAACGAGATGCTCGAGTTCCCTCACGGCGTTTTCGGCCTCGCGTTGAACCTCGAGGAGGACAACGTGGGAGCCGTGCTCATGGGCGAAACCAGCCACGTTCGAGAAGGCGATCAGGTCCGCCGCACGGGCAAGATTATCTCGGTTCCGGCAGGCCCCGCGATGGTGGGACGGGTCGTCGACCCGCTCGGGCAGCCGATCGACGGCAAGGGGCCCATCGAAGCCACCGAGCAGTATCCGATCGAGCGGATCGCGCCGGGCGTCATCGACCGGCAGCCCGTCAAGGAACCGATGCAGACCGGGCTCAAAGCGATCGACGCGATGATTCCGATCGGACGAGGCCAGCGTGAGCTGATCATCGGAGACCGCCAGACCGGGAAAACCGCCATCGCAATCGACACCATCATCAATCAGAAGGGACAGGGACTCATCTGCGTCTACGTCGCGATCGGCCAGAAGAAGTCGACCGTCGCGCAGGTGGTCCGCACCCTCGAAGAGTTCGGCGCGATGGAGCACACGATCGTCGTCAGCGCCTCGGCCTCCGAGCCCGCCCCTCTGCAGTTCCTCGCACCCTACGCCGGATGCGCGCTCGGCGAGTACTTCATGTACAACGGCCAGCACGCCCTCTGCATCTACGACGATCTTTCCAAGCACGCACAGGCATATCGCGAGATTTCGCTGCTGCTTCGTCGTCCCCCCGGCCGTGAGGCCTACCCAGGCGACGTTTTCTATCTTCACTCGAGACTGCTCGAGCGCGCTGCCAAGCTCAGCGATGCCAATGGAGGGGGATCGCTCACCGCTCTGCCGTTCATCGAGACCCAGGCGGGCGACGTGTCGGCGTATATTCCGACCAACGTCATCTCGATTACCGACGGCCAGATCTATCTCGAGACCGACCTCTTTCACTCCGGAGTGCGGCCGGCGGTCAACGTCGGCCTGTCGGTCTCCCGGGTCGGCGGGGCCGCGCAGATTCGAGCGATGCGCCAGATCTCGGGCACGCTCCGTCTCGATCTGGCGCAGTACCGCGAGCTGGCTGCATTCGCCCAGTTCGGGTCGGACCTCGACAAGGCGACCCAGTCGCAGCTGAATCGTGGTAAGCGACTCGTCGAGATTCTCAAGCAGAAGCAATACTCGCCACTCCCCGTCGAGCTCCAGGTCATGTCCGTTTTCGCAGGCACCCAGGGATTTCTCGATGACCTCGAGGTCGAGAAGGTCCTTCCGTTCGAAGCCGACCTGCACCGCCACCTTCAGGATGAGAGGAGCGATCTTCTCGAGCGCGTCCGCACCGCGAAGAAGGTCGACGACGACATGGTCGCCGAGATGAAGGACACGATCAGCGACTTCAAGCAGACATGGGTTGCGGACAACGCGGATCAGGAGGCGGTCGCCGCGAGTGCCTAG
- the atpG gene encoding ATP synthase F1 subunit gamma gives MPSTIDIRRRIRSVKNTQQITKAMKMVAAAKLRRAQERITSARPYAAALHEVLSSVTARADLDEHPLLKVRPEQNVLLIIVSGDKGLAGAFNANVIKQAQKAITQRGWETVELMPIGRKGADFFRRRTIPIRHQETNLFQAFSIENARELAQIAIDDYAESKYDAVYVAYNEFQSVIAQVVRIEKLLPVERVESETPEVDYLYEPSPREILEQLLPKHIEFQIYKVLLESAAAEQGARMTAMDSASKNAGEMIESLTLQYNRIRQASITNEIIEIVSGASALG, from the coding sequence GTGCCTAGTACGATCGACATCAGACGCCGGATCCGCAGCGTCAAGAACACGCAGCAGATCACGAAGGCCATGAAGATGGTCGCAGCGGCGAAGTTGCGTCGCGCCCAGGAAAGAATCACGTCGGCGCGTCCTTATGCCGCCGCGCTGCACGAAGTGCTCAGCTCCGTGACCGCGCGGGCCGATCTCGATGAACATCCGCTTCTGAAGGTCCGACCGGAGCAGAACGTCCTGCTCATCATCGTGAGCGGAGACAAAGGTCTCGCAGGCGCATTCAACGCGAACGTCATCAAGCAGGCGCAGAAGGCGATCACCCAGCGTGGCTGGGAGACGGTCGAGCTGATGCCGATCGGCCGAAAAGGGGCGGACTTCTTTCGTCGCCGCACCATCCCGATCCGACATCAGGAGACGAATCTCTTTCAGGCGTTCTCGATCGAGAATGCGCGGGAGCTCGCCCAGATCGCGATCGACGACTACGCCGAAAGCAAGTACGACGCAGTCTACGTTGCATACAACGAATTCCAGTCGGTGATCGCGCAGGTCGTGCGGATCGAGAAGCTCCTTCCGGTCGAGCGCGTCGAATCCGAAACCCCCGAAGTCGACTATCTCTATGAGCCCTCGCCCAGGGAAATCCTCGAGCAATTGCTCCCCAAACATATCGAGTTTCAGATCTACAAGGTCCTGCTCGAGTCGGCGGCCGCGGAACAGGGCGCGCGGATGACCGCGATGGACTCGGCGTCGAAGAACGCCGGCGAGATGATCGAAAGCCTGACGCTGCAATACAACAGAATCCGGCAGGCGTCGATCACGAATGAAATCATTGAAATCGTGTCCGGGGCCTCGGCTCTCGGATAG
- the atpD gene encoding F0F1 ATP synthase subunit beta: protein MTEVNDKTKASGGAKAGRVVQVIGPAVDVQFEEGHLPAINNAIRIFDDGELGSIPIDVVAEVAQHIGEGQVRCIAMKPTEGMVRGMKAIDQGDPISVPVGKPTLGRIMNVLGEPIDERGPIDSDVHWEIHRAAPPFDEQSTEVEMFETGIKVVDLLEPYSKGGKTGLFGGAGVGKTVLIQELINNVALQHGGFSVFTGVGERTREGNDLYLEMTESKVIDPDDQSKSKVSLVYGQMTEPPGARLRVGLTGLTVAEYFRDVEKQDVLLFVDNIFRFTQAGSEVSALLGRMPSAVGYQPNLATEMGELQERITSTRNGSITSVQAIYVPADDLTDPAPATAFAHLDATTVLSRQIAELGIYPAVDPLASTSRILDPRILGEEHYQTARSVQAVLQKYKDLQDIIAILGIDELSEEDKIIVARARKLQRFLSQPFHVAEQFTGLKGRYVKIEDTIKSFQEIVAGKHDDIPEQAFFLKGTIDEVLEHAERMRSAA from the coding sequence ATGACGGAAGTTAACGACAAAACGAAGGCGAGCGGCGGCGCAAAGGCCGGTCGGGTCGTCCAGGTCATCGGACCAGCGGTCGATGTTCAGTTCGAAGAAGGTCATCTGCCGGCGATCAACAACGCAATCCGGATCTTCGACGACGGTGAGCTCGGCAGCATCCCGATCGACGTCGTGGCGGAGGTCGCCCAGCACATCGGCGAAGGTCAGGTGCGCTGCATCGCGATGAAGCCGACCGAGGGAATGGTCCGTGGGATGAAGGCGATCGATCAGGGCGATCCGATCTCGGTTCCCGTGGGAAAACCGACTCTCGGGCGGATCATGAATGTCCTCGGCGAGCCGATCGACGAGCGCGGCCCGATCGATTCCGACGTCCACTGGGAGATCCATCGCGCGGCGCCTCCGTTCGATGAGCAGTCGACCGAGGTCGAGATGTTCGAGACTGGAATCAAGGTCGTCGATCTGCTCGAGCCGTACTCCAAGGGTGGTAAGACGGGACTGTTCGGTGGCGCCGGCGTCGGAAAGACGGTTCTCATTCAGGAGCTCATCAACAACGTCGCCCTGCAGCACGGCGGGTTCTCGGTCTTCACCGGTGTCGGCGAGCGAACGCGCGAAGGGAACGACCTCTATCTCGAGATGACCGAGTCGAAGGTCATCGATCCCGACGATCAGTCGAAGAGCAAGGTTTCTCTTGTTTACGGCCAGATGACCGAGCCGCCGGGCGCTCGTCTTCGCGTGGGTTTGACCGGTCTCACGGTTGCCGAGTACTTCCGCGACGTCGAGAAACAGGACGTCCTCCTTTTCGTCGACAACATTTTCCGGTTCACCCAGGCAGGATCCGAGGTCTCGGCGCTGCTCGGTCGAATGCCTTCCGCCGTCGGATATCAGCCGAACCTCGCGACGGAAATGGGTGAGCTTCAGGAGCGGATCACTTCGACCCGCAACGGTTCGATCACCTCGGTCCAGGCGATCTACGTCCCGGCCGACGACCTCACCGACCCCGCACCGGCCACTGCGTTTGCCCATCTCGACGCGACCACGGTTCTCTCCCGGCAGATTGCCGAGCTCGGCATCTACCCCGCGGTTGACCCACTCGCGTCGACTTCGAGAATTCTCGACCCCAGGATCCTCGGCGAGGAGCACTACCAGACGGCGCGCTCGGTCCAGGCCGTTCTCCAGAAGTACAAGGACCTTCAGGACATCATCGCGATCCTCGGAATCGACGAGCTCTCCGAAGAGGACAAGATCATCGTGGCGCGCGCGAGGAAGCTCCAGCGATTCCTCTCCCAGCCGTTCCACGTCGCCGAACAGTTCACCGGACTCAAGGGGAGATATGTGAAGATCGAGGACACGATCAAGAGCTTCCAGGAGATCGTGGCCGGCAAGCACGACGACATTCCGGAACAGGCATTCTTCCTCAAGGGGACGATCGACGAGGTTCTGGAGCACGCTGAGCGAATGAGAAGCGCAGCCTGA
- the atpC gene encoding ATP synthase F1 subunit epsilon, translating into MADGNQSLSLTVVTRERQVLEAEVEEVVLPAYHGYLGVLPGHTPLLAALRVGTMTYRQGGKEEHLVIRWGFAEILPNRVIVLAEGATRPSEIDVTTAERMKAEAETELADLASHDEGFNAAQAKLEESVSMISLARRG; encoded by the coding sequence ATGGCCGACGGAAATCAGAGTCTCTCCCTGACGGTGGTGACGAGGGAGCGCCAGGTCCTCGAGGCCGAGGTCGAGGAGGTCGTCCTCCCGGCATACCACGGCTATCTCGGAGTATTGCCGGGTCATACTCCGCTGCTCGCGGCGCTGCGCGTCGGCACGATGACCTACCGGCAGGGAGGTAAAGAGGAGCACCTGGTGATTCGCTGGGGGTTCGCCGAGATCCTTCCGAATAGAGTGATCGTTCTCGCCGAGGGAGCGACCCGTCCCTCGGAGATCGACGTCACCACCGCGGAACGGATGAAAGCGGAGGCGGAAACGGAGCTCGCCGATCTCGCCTCGCATGATGAGGGATTCAACGCAGCTCAGGCCAAGCTCGAGGAATCGGTCAGCATGATCTCGCTGGCGCGGCGCGGCTGA
- a CDS encoding sigma-54 dependent transcriptional regulator has product MKRVLIVDDDRATTAGMADVVEEWGYEAEVAYDVNTARKAIDHLVPDVVLLDLVLPDGDGLDLLRDVQSRYPDLPMIILTGHASVDTAVDALKEGAEDYLTKPVDLQRLEVMLRGITDRQDLKQEVLELRRQLQKMGTLGHLVGRSSAMQRLFEEIEMVADTDANVFIVGESGSGKEVVSNTIHSLSRRKNKPFIAFNCGAISPTLIESEIFGHEKGAFTNAIKRREGYFETAKGGTVFLDEITEMPLDLQVKLLRVLEEGKFRRVGGNEEIAIDARIIAASNRDPLKAIEEGRLREDLYYRLNVFPIEVPPLRERKEDIPTFVWYFIEKLSEDEEKKVERMDPDFLEALERYDWPGNVRELRNVVNRAYILARNESLTVDSLPAKMVTGEMRRRRSTSISVPMGRPLAEIEKMVIDEVLAVHGGDTDAAAEALGISRQELEEKAEVEREPVEKPEPPKVAASAAKASRKTAKKAAKRKSGRKKAASKRSTGRKTKKKKA; this is encoded by the coding sequence ATGAAACGAGTTCTGATCGTTGATGATGATCGCGCGACGACCGCCGGCATGGCAGACGTCGTCGAGGAGTGGGGATACGAGGCAGAAGTCGCGTATGACGTCAACACTGCGCGGAAGGCGATCGATCATCTGGTACCCGACGTCGTGCTGCTCGACCTGGTTCTTCCCGACGGGGACGGGCTCGATCTGCTGCGGGACGTCCAGTCTCGGTATCCAGACCTGCCGATGATCATCCTGACGGGGCATGCGAGCGTCGACACGGCGGTCGATGCGCTCAAGGAAGGCGCGGAGGATTACCTCACCAAGCCGGTCGATCTGCAGAGGCTTGAGGTGATGCTTCGAGGCATTACCGACCGCCAGGACCTGAAACAGGAAGTGCTCGAGCTCCGACGCCAGCTTCAGAAGATGGGAACTCTCGGGCATCTGGTCGGCCGCTCGTCCGCGATGCAGCGGCTTTTCGAAGAGATCGAGATGGTCGCCGATACCGATGCGAACGTCTTCATCGTCGGCGAATCGGGGTCGGGGAAGGAGGTCGTGTCGAACACGATTCACTCGCTCTCCCGCAGGAAGAACAAGCCGTTCATCGCCTTCAACTGCGGAGCCATCTCGCCGACTCTGATCGAATCGGAGATTTTCGGTCACGAGAAAGGGGCGTTCACCAACGCGATCAAGCGACGTGAAGGCTACTTCGAGACCGCGAAGGGAGGAACGGTCTTTCTCGACGAGATCACCGAGATGCCGCTCGACCTTCAGGTCAAGCTTCTGCGGGTACTCGAAGAGGGGAAGTTCCGTAGGGTCGGTGGAAACGAGGAGATCGCGATCGACGCGAGAATCATCGCGGCCTCGAACCGCGATCCTCTCAAGGCGATCGAAGAAGGAAGGCTCCGCGAAGATCTCTACTACCGGCTGAACGTTTTTCCGATCGAGGTCCCTCCACTCCGCGAGCGGAAGGAAGACATCCCGACATTCGTCTGGTACTTCATTGAGAAGCTGAGCGAAGATGAAGAGAAGAAGGTCGAGAGAATGGACCCCGACTTTCTCGAGGCGCTCGAGCGCTACGACTGGCCCGGTAACGTTCGCGAGCTCCGGAACGTGGTCAATCGAGCCTACATCCTTGCTCGCAACGAATCGCTGACGGTCGACTCGCTCCCTGCGAAGATGGTGACCGGCGAGATGAGACGCCGGCGCAGCACGAGCATCTCCGTTCCGATGGGCCGTCCGCTCGCCGAGATCGAAAAGATGGTCATCGACGAAGTCCTCGCGGTTCACGGTGGCGATACCGATGCCGCCGCCGAGGCGCTCGGCATCAGCAGGCAGGAGCTCGAGGAGAAAGCGGAAGTGGAGCGCGAGCCGGTCGAGAAGCCCGAACCGCCGAAGGTCGCCGCTTCCGCGGCGAAGGCTTCTCGGAAAACTGCCAAGAAGGCGGCGAAACGGAAGAGCGGCAGGAAAAAGGCGGCATCCAAGCGGTCGACGGGCCGCAAAACGAAGAAAAAGAAAGCCTGA
- the topA gene encoding type I DNA topoisomerase, translated as MARNLVIVESPAKAKTIGKYIGKDYTVKASVGHIRDLPKNELGVDEETYIPKYVTLKGKENVVRDLRKAAKAADAIYIASDPDREGEAIGWHVQNILGKDAGKVRRVRFHEITKSAVQKALEAPTELDMNKVNAQQARRVLDRLVGYKLSPLLWDKVKRGLSAGRVQSVALKMIVDREREIEAFVAEEYWTIAATLAAQEPPKFIAKLAKVDGKKAVIENEASARAIESDLEQGSFSVSEIRKKEKTRRPQPPFTTSKLQQEAARRYRYPVRKTMSVAQSLYEGVELGSRGLTGLITYMRTDSMRVSDEAIGEVRDTIGAKFGPDHLPEKPNVYKSKKAAQEAHEAIRPSSMELDPESIRQYLSKDEYNLYRLIYERFLASQMKPALFDVTDVSVQNGNYIFKSSGEVLRFEGFLLATGEAQQLKEATDESGSDDSPASLPNLTEGQALERVGPLDTRQNFTQPPPRFTEATLVKALEENGIGRPSTYASILQTIQSRDYTTKDQGKFTPTNLGIVVTDLLQESFSDLINESYTAKLEDELDEIEEGKADWQKALSVFGAKFGKDLDTAEKKMPMVKTGIATEEKCETCGSDMVIKFGRYGEFLACSAYPECKTTREIGEEPGDSEQEEEIECDKCGKPMTLKRSRFGKFYACTGYPDCRNTKDPQLLKAGIDETPQPPCEKCGSDMTLKSGRYGPFYSCSAYPECRNIRKIGGEASKSASEPTGVKCPECGEGDIVSRQSRRGVFYACNRYPKCKFSLSAKPVPRPCPQCDKKFLVEKHLKREGHIEQCSDKECGYRAQVSEEVATS; from the coding sequence TTGGCCAGGAATCTCGTCATCGTCGAGTCGCCCGCCAAGGCGAAGACCATTGGCAAGTACATAGGGAAGGACTACACGGTCAAAGCGTCCGTCGGCCACATCCGCGACCTGCCCAAGAACGAGCTGGGCGTGGACGAAGAGACGTACATACCCAAATACGTCACCCTCAAGGGGAAGGAGAACGTCGTGCGGGATCTTCGCAAGGCGGCGAAGGCAGCCGACGCCATCTACATCGCTTCCGACCCGGACCGCGAGGGAGAAGCCATCGGGTGGCACGTCCAGAACATCCTCGGCAAGGACGCCGGCAAAGTTCGACGCGTCCGCTTTCACGAGATCACGAAGTCCGCTGTGCAGAAGGCTCTGGAGGCTCCGACCGAGCTCGACATGAACAAGGTCAATGCGCAGCAGGCGAGACGCGTCCTCGACCGGCTCGTCGGATACAAGCTCTCTCCGCTGCTGTGGGACAAGGTGAAGCGCGGCCTTTCCGCCGGTCGCGTTCAGTCGGTCGCGCTCAAGATGATCGTCGACAGGGAGCGGGAAATTGAGGCGTTCGTCGCGGAGGAGTACTGGACGATCGCCGCAACTCTCGCCGCCCAGGAGCCCCCGAAGTTCATCGCTAAACTGGCAAAGGTCGACGGAAAGAAAGCCGTCATCGAGAACGAGGCGTCCGCGAGGGCAATCGAGAGCGACCTCGAGCAGGGATCCTTCTCGGTTTCCGAGATCAGGAAGAAGGAGAAGACGAGGAGGCCCCAGCCTCCCTTCACGACCTCGAAGCTTCAGCAGGAAGCGGCCCGGCGCTATCGCTATCCGGTCCGGAAGACGATGTCCGTAGCACAGTCGCTCTATGAGGGCGTCGAGCTCGGATCACGCGGTCTGACCGGCCTCATCACCTACATGCGTACCGATTCGATGCGCGTCTCCGACGAGGCGATCGGCGAGGTTCGCGATACGATCGGCGCGAAGTTCGGCCCGGATCATCTTCCCGAGAAACCGAACGTTTACAAATCGAAAAAGGCGGCGCAGGAAGCCCACGAAGCGATCCGCCCGTCATCGATGGAGCTCGACCCCGAATCGATCAGGCAGTACCTTTCGAAGGACGAGTACAACCTCTACCGCCTGATCTACGAGCGGTTCCTCGCCTCGCAGATGAAACCCGCGCTGTTCGACGTCACGGACGTCTCCGTACAGAACGGCAACTACATCTTCAAGTCCTCCGGCGAGGTGCTTCGGTTCGAAGGATTTCTCCTGGCCACGGGAGAGGCGCAACAGCTGAAGGAAGCGACCGACGAGAGCGGGTCGGACGATTCACCGGCATCGCTGCCGAATCTCACCGAAGGTCAGGCTCTCGAGCGCGTCGGTCCTCTCGACACCCGGCAGAATTTCACACAGCCTCCGCCACGATTCACCGAGGCGACGCTGGTGAAGGCTCTGGAAGAGAATGGAATCGGCAGACCTTCCACCTACGCCTCGATTCTGCAGACGATCCAGTCGCGCGATTACACGACCAAAGATCAGGGGAAGTTCACGCCGACGAACCTCGGAATCGTCGTGACGGACCTGCTGCAGGAGTCGTTCAGCGATCTCATCAACGAAAGTTACACGGCGAAGCTCGAAGACGAGCTCGACGAGATCGAAGAGGGAAAGGCGGACTGGCAGAAAGCTCTCTCGGTGTTCGGCGCGAAGTTCGGAAAGGACCTCGATACCGCCGAAAAGAAAATGCCGATGGTCAAGACCGGCATCGCCACCGAGGAGAAGTGCGAAACCTGCGGCTCCGACATGGTCATCAAGTTCGGTAGATACGGCGAGTTTCTCGCCTGTTCCGCCTATCCGGAGTGCAAGACCACACGGGAGATCGGCGAAGAACCCGGAGATAGCGAACAGGAAGAAGAGATCGAGTGCGACAAGTGCGGCAAGCCGATGACCTTGAAGCGATCCCGCTTCGGTAAGTTTTACGCCTGCACCGGCTACCCCGATTGTAGGAACACGAAAGACCCGCAGCTTCTGAAGGCCGGCATCGATGAAACGCCCCAGCCCCCCTGCGAGAAGTGTGGAAGCGACATGACGCTCAAGAGCGGCCGATACGGCCCCTTCTACAGCTGCTCGGCCTATCCTGAATGCCGGAACATCCGCAAGATCGGTGGAGAAGCGTCGAAGTCCGCCTCGGAGCCGACCGGCGTTAAGTGCCCCGAATGCGGCGAGGGCGACATCGTCAGCCGGCAGTCTCGCCGAGGAGTGTTCTACGCGTGCAACCGCTATCCGAAATGCAAGTTCTCGCTTTCGGCCAAGCCGGTGCCGCGCCCCTGCCCGCAATGCGACAAGAAGTTTCTCGTCGAGAAGCATCTCAAGCGCGAAGGCCACATCGAGCAGTGCTCCGACAAGGAGTGCGGCTATCGGGCGCAGGTCTCGGAAGAAGTCGCCACGAGCTGA
- a CDS encoding PIN domain-containing protein yields the protein MILVDTSVWIEMFRSTAPLDLESVVSFDEIVTCLPVIQEVLQGIDDERAFRRAESAVVALPIVENPLSSQVFDDAISLYRSARRLGISVRSSVDCLIAACALRNGLEVLHSDRDFDGLARVSGLRARRLHA from the coding sequence GTGATCCTCGTCGACACCAGTGTCTGGATCGAGATGTTTCGATCCACCGCGCCGCTCGATCTGGAATCCGTCGTTTCGTTCGACGAGATCGTGACCTGCCTCCCGGTCATTCAGGAAGTCCTTCAGGGAATCGACGACGAGCGCGCCTTCCGTCGTGCCGAGAGCGCCGTGGTTGCGTTGCCGATCGTCGAGAATCCGCTGTCGTCGCAGGTCTTCGACGACGCGATCAGCCTCTATCGGAGCGCAAGGCGGCTGGGTATCTCGGTGCGGTCGAGCGTGGACTGCCTCATCGCGGCGTGCGCACTGCGTAACGGACTCGAGGTACTACACTCCGATCGCGACTTCGACGGCCTGGCGCGGGTATCGGGTCTCCGCGCGAGACGTCTTCACGCGTAG
- a CDS encoding type II toxin-antitoxin system VapB family antitoxin, with the protein MKRTTLMVDEELLAEAVRLSEERTYSATVDRALRDFVRRAHARTILELRGSGAWRGDLAAMRGDSTPGSERSGE; encoded by the coding sequence ATGAAACGTACGACTCTTATGGTTGATGAGGAGCTGCTTGCCGAGGCTGTGCGCCTCAGTGAAGAGCGAACGTACTCGGCCACCGTCGATCGGGCTCTCCGGGACTTCGTCCGGCGGGCGCACGCCCGCACGATTCTGGAACTGCGGGGCAGCGGTGCATGGCGGGGCGATCTCGCCGCGATGCGCGGTGACTCCACCCCCGGCTCGGAGCGCTCAGGGGAGTGA